In the genome of Cryptomeria japonica chromosome 8, Sugi_1.0, whole genome shotgun sequence, one region contains:
- the LOC131066491 gene encoding aspartyl protease AED3-like, which produces MTTLHLLLILLLACGVAQSSKTVRVSPLQFTGKDTKEEEEEDCSMAQPRKSTTNIPLMHVQAKCSPFRNNGSTWLSVMLESIKGDEQCYRAITQGATSFTTQEDAGVPLAVKKGSYVINLGFGTPQQSFYTLLDTGSEITWIPCAACTNCSGDVFDPSKSSTFEYVNCTSKVCGEALGSCGNEKCRFRQRYADGSEVNEWLSNDSLAVGSQSLPGFIFGYANSLSGLISSSLGLVGFGSHGLSFVSQTVNLFQNTFSYCLPNSDSTGCLDLGIDALNYPDLQFTSLLSDASNPTFYYVRLIAISVGAQRVLIDSATIIDSGTTITRLVEPFYSAVRDTFLLQFKNYSLAAPYGIFDMCFYIHSGGIKVPQITLHFDRDVNVSLPSDNFLIRTNVEGSVACLAFAPPLEEEAPGISVFGNFQQRNFRYVYDIPGSRLGIAPQSCNRC; this is translated from the coding sequence ATGACAACACTCCATCTTTTACTTATTCTGCTACTGGCCTGTGGCGTAGCCCAGAGCAGTAAGACTGTAAGAGTAAGTCCCTTGCAATTCACTGGCAAGGACactaaggaggaggaggaggaggactgCTCTATGGCTCAGCCAAGGAAATCGACCACGAACATTCCTCTCATGCATGTCCAAGCCAAGTGCTCCCCTTTCCGCAACAACGGTTCGACATGGCTGAGTGTGATGTTGGAGTCGATAAAGGGCGACGAGCAGTGCTACCGCGCAATAACCCAAGGAGCGACAAGCTTTACCACACAAGAGGACGCCGGCGTTCCGTTGGCTGTAAAGAAGGGGAGCTACGTAATCAATCTGGGCTTCGGCACGCCTCAGCAGAGCTTCTACACTTTGCTCGACACAGGCAGTGAAATCACCTGGATTCCCTGCGCTGCCTGCACCAATTGCTCAGGTGACGTGTTCGACCCCTCCAAGTCATCGACCTTCGAATACGTCAACTGCACTTCGAAGGTGTGCGGGGAAGCACTGGGCAGCTGCGGGAATGAGAAATGCAGGTTTAGGCAGAGGTACGCCGACGGTTCAGAGGTGAACGAGTGGCTCTCCAATGACTCGCTGGCCGTGGGTTCGCAGTCCCTGCCGGGCTTTATTTTCGGCTATGCCAATTCTCTGTCAGGGCTTATCTCCTCGTCGCTCGGTTTGGTCGGCTTTGGAAGCCATGGGCTCTCGTTTGTTTCACAGACGGTCAATCTGTTCCAGAATACCTTCTCTTATTGCCTCCCCAATTCTGATTCCACGGGCTGCCTTGACCTCGGGATTGACGCCCTTAACTATCCTGACTTGCAGTTTACGTCCCTATTGTCAGACGCTTCTAACCCAACGTTCTACTACGTGCGCTTAATCGCAATTTCTGTTGGCGCACAGCGAGTGTTGATAGATTCTGCAACAATTATAGACTCCGGAACAACTATCACTCGACTGGTGGAACCCTTTTACAGTGCTGTCAGAGACACTTTCCTCCTCCAATTCAAAAATTACAGTCTGGCTGCTCCGTACGGAATTTTTGATATGTGCTTCTACATTCATTCCGGAGGCATCAAGGTGCCTCAGATCACGTTGCATTTTGATAGGGATGTCAACGTGTCTCTTCCGTCGGATAATTTTTTGATTCGCACCAATGTGGAGGGGTCGGTGGCATGCTTGGCTTTCGCGCCTCCATTAGAGGAGGAGGCTCCCGGCATATCCGTATTTGGAAATTTCCAGCAGCGTAACTTCCGATATGTGTATGACATTCCTGGCTCTCGACTTGGAATTGCACCTCAAAGCTGTAATCGCTGTTAG